In Natronococcus occultus SP4, the following proteins share a genomic window:
- a CDS encoding NADH:flavin oxidoreductase/NADH oxidase: protein MSELFSTLSMREVEVPNRLAVSPMCQYSCEPDGLPTEWHRVHLGSRAVGGAGIVMTEATAVEPRGRITPADLGIWSDEHAAALEPITEFVREQGGVPAIQLAHAGHKASKTRPWEGNVPIHPEENDDGWEVLSPSPSGYPPFPGDDPSIRKATHDDIADVVEAYRAAAERSLAAGFEIAEVHAAHGYLLHEFLSPATNHREDEYGGSFENRTRFVREVVTAVREVWPDDKPVFVRISGTDWLADRPSWDIEQSVRLASDLKELGVDLVDVSSGGLHPDQNPPGGPNFQVPLAEQIREETGIAVGAVGGITEPEQAEAIVQNGRADLVLVGREFLRDPYFGLRAADELADEPESWPIQYRRAVQ from the coding sequence ATGTCAGAACTGTTCTCGACGCTATCGATGCGCGAGGTCGAGGTACCGAACCGGCTCGCCGTCTCGCCGATGTGCCAGTACTCCTGTGAGCCCGACGGGCTGCCGACCGAGTGGCACCGGGTTCACCTCGGCAGCCGCGCCGTCGGCGGCGCGGGGATCGTGATGACCGAGGCGACGGCCGTCGAGCCCCGCGGGCGGATCACGCCCGCCGACCTGGGTATCTGGAGCGACGAGCACGCGGCCGCGCTCGAGCCGATCACCGAGTTCGTCCGCGAGCAGGGCGGGGTCCCCGCGATCCAGCTGGCCCACGCGGGCCACAAGGCCAGCAAGACCCGTCCCTGGGAGGGCAACGTCCCGATCCACCCCGAGGAGAACGACGACGGCTGGGAAGTGCTCTCGCCGTCCCCGTCGGGGTATCCGCCGTTCCCGGGCGACGATCCATCGATCCGGAAGGCGACCCACGACGACATCGCGGACGTCGTCGAGGCCTACCGCGCGGCCGCCGAGCGCTCGCTGGCGGCCGGCTTCGAGATCGCCGAGGTCCACGCGGCCCACGGCTACCTGCTCCACGAGTTCCTCTCGCCGGCGACGAACCACCGCGAGGACGAGTACGGCGGCAGCTTCGAGAACCGCACGCGGTTCGTCCGCGAGGTCGTCACGGCGGTCCGGGAGGTCTGGCCCGACGACAAACCCGTCTTCGTGCGGATCTCGGGTACCGACTGGCTCGCGGACCGCCCGTCCTGGGACATCGAGCAATCCGTTCGACTGGCCAGTGACCTCAAGGAACTCGGCGTCGACCTGGTTGACGTCAGCTCCGGCGGGCTCCACCCCGACCAGAACCCGCCGGGCGGGCCGAACTTCCAGGTGCCCCTGGCCGAGCAGATCCGCGAGGAGACCGGGATCGCCGTCGGCGCGGTCGGCGGGATCACCGAACCCGAGCAGGCCGAGGCCATCGTGCAAAACGGCCGCGCGGACCTCGTCCTCGTCGGCCGGGAGTTCCTGCGCGATCCGTACTTCGGGCTCCGGGCGGCCGACGAACTGGCCGACGAGCCCGAGTCCTGGCCGATCCAGTACCGACGCGCCGTGCAGTAG